One region of Rhodophyticola sp. CCM32 genomic DNA includes:
- a CDS encoding NuoB/complex I 20 kDa subunit family protein has translation MTGANTAGGDREVATQDLNRELQDKGFLLTSTEDIINWARTGSLHWMTFGLACCAVEMMHTSMPRYDAERFGIAPRASPRQSDVMIVAGTLTNKMAPALRKVYDQMPEPRYVISMGSCANGGGYYHYSYSVVRGCDRIVPVDIYVPGCPPTAEALLYGILQLQRKIRRTGTITR, from the coding sequence ATGACCGGCGCGAATACGGCGGGCGGCGACCGCGAGGTGGCGACCCAGGATCTGAACCGGGAGCTTCAGGACAAGGGGTTTCTGCTGACCTCGACCGAGGATATCATCAACTGGGCGCGCACCGGCTCGCTGCACTGGATGACCTTCGGGCTGGCCTGCTGCGCGGTCGAGATGATGCACACCTCCATGCCGCGCTATGATGCGGAACGGTTCGGGATCGCACCGCGGGCATCCCCGCGCCAGTCCGATGTGATGATCGTGGCCGGCACGCTGACCAATAAAATGGCCCCGGCACTCCGCAAGGTCTATGACCAGATGCCCGAGCCGCGCTATGTGATCTCGATGGGGTCCTGTGCCAATGGTGGCGGCTATTACCATTACAGCTATTCCGTTGTGCGGGGCTGCGACCGGATCGTGCCGGTGGATATCTATGTGCCCGGCTGCCCGCCGACCGCCGAGGCGCTTCTATATGGAATCCTGCAACTGCAACGCAAAATCCGCCGCACCGGAACCATCACGCGTTAA
- a CDS encoding NADH-quinone oxidoreductase subunit C: MSDALRELAEYIAEKQADAVVGTSIAFGELSIEITATEADEFIEFLKADRNCGFSTLIDITAVDHPTRDKRFDLVWHFLSMYQNHRIRVTAQLRADQIVPSITGIHPSADWYEREVFDMFGILFSGHPDLRRILTDYGFRGHPLRKDFPTTGYTEVRYDEKLKRVVYEPVNLVQEYRQFDFMSPWEGAEYILPGDEKSEEAAK; the protein is encoded by the coding sequence ATGAGCGATGCCCTGCGCGAACTGGCCGAGTATATTGCCGAGAAACAGGCCGATGCCGTGGTCGGGACGTCGATTGCCTTTGGGGAATTGTCGATCGAGATCACCGCGACCGAGGCGGATGAATTCATCGAGTTTCTGAAAGCCGACCGGAATTGCGGGTTTTCCACCCTGATCGACATCACCGCGGTGGACCATCCGACCCGGGACAAACGGTTCGATCTGGTCTGGCATTTCCTGTCCATGTATCAAAACCACCGCATCCGGGTGACGGCGCAGCTGCGCGCCGATCAGATCGTGCCGTCGATCACCGGTATCCACCCCTCGGCCGACTGGTATGAGCGTGAGGTGTTCGATATGTTCGGCATCCTGTTCTCAGGCCATCCCGATCTGCGGCGGATTCTGACCGATTACGGCTTTCGCGGCCATCCGCTGCGCAAGGATTTCCCGACCACGGGCTATACCGAGGTGCGGTATGACGAGAAGCTGAAACGCGTGGTCTATGAGCCGGTGAACCTGGTGCAGGAATACCGGCAGTTCGATTTCATGAGCCCCTGGGAAGGGGCCGAATACATCCTTCCCGGCGATGAGAAATCCGAGGAGGCAGCGAAATGA